AGTatggcctacaaagcctaaagtattactatctggccctttatggaAAAGTTTGCAATTCTTCCTCTAAAGCATGGTGCCCGAAGCAGGGAGTAAGGCTGCTTGAAGTCTAAGGCTGTTTCTGAGTACAGACACCCTAAtttcagaataaataaatttcccCTCATTCTCCCACTATTCTTACAATCCTTTCCTtattgaaaaatgatttttatcctaaactttctttttttgggtGCGTGGCATaagggatcttatttccccaaccagagattgaaccagggtcccctgcagtggaggcacagagtcttaactactggaccgccagggaagtcccttatcctAAACTTTGAACAACACGTTCATTTGCATATTTAATCCTCATGGCTTCTGAAGGAGGCATTTAAGCCCAATTTGCAGATGAGTTGACTGGGGCTCAGGGAATGTAAGATCATATATCTAAGTGGTGGCAGCACTGATCTCGGAGAGACAGCAGTGAATGGTGGCTTGAAGtgagaccttagttccctgaccaggaattgaacctgggtaacCTGGATGAAAACAAGGAAttctagccactagaccaccaggggctagaggctagaaACAAAATTCCCCTGGCCCTTGCTCCCActgaaaaatgtatttctcagcaaggcaaaaactgtaaaaacaggtacaaagtttattattagagacacagtacaacaagtgggagagcccacagagaaacagtttgtttagttAAGAAAGAAACAGGGCAAAGATACACACCAgcagagaaagggtgtgggctgTCCTCCCTAATGAGGAGTGCAGTAAAGAGGTGGTTAAGTCATTTATATCCGGCAGTTCTTCTGGgtatttgtttacctttggccaattacctggtttctttttccacacctgacctgtcctaggaccctccccaacaGGTGTGCACTActttttccaagatggattccaggtGAGAGGCCTATGGCGGGCCTTGGCAGCACCTGTTCTGGGGTGGTACCCCCTCCTTTTTGACCAACAAGGAGACTTTCTGTGCCTATGCAGTATCTCCCTTGacccaaggatgggaaatatgtGACCTCTTGATCTTTTACTCAAGCAGGGTTTAGCCCCTCTCAGTCCCTGCCATAAATAACTGTTATCTTAAAGTGTCCACAAGAGGCAAAGTCCAGCTATGTACCTTGTTCCTGTTGTTATTTCCATCTCGAAGGGCAAACAGGAGGCTGGTTGTAAATATCTAGTCTAAAGCCCACCTGCTTCCTTcctcaagaaaaatgaacaggaggctagttgtaagtgcctagcctggagcccatctatctcctgcctcagcacCAGAATTTCTGCAGAGGAAGGGGCTTAGAGGTGGCTACATGATCCGAAGGTGAGAGAGTGGGAGTACTAGGGGATTTATTCCTTTATGTTTGAGAAAACATCAGATGTACGTAGGAAAAAACAGGGGTGGCAAATGCTGCTGGAGACTATGAGGAACTTTGTGCCCAAGGCCCCCTAAATGCTGCCCCAGAGCTCAGATCTTCTTACTATAAGGTATACGTTGTTTGGGGCACCTCTCTTGTTTTCTAACTCTGGCTCAGTCCTTTGCTTCCTCAGGTTGTTGCGTTCTTGAGAAGCAGAAGAGTGAAATGATTAAGAGCACAGTCAGGAGTCAGACTGCGTGGATTCACATCCTGGCTTTGTCACTAacttactgtgtgactttggccaagttacttaccttctctgtgctccagtcttctctgaaaaatggggataataagcgTGCCTGCTGCCGGAGATGTGAGGGGTAAGTAAGGTAATATTTGCAAAGAATTTAGGCTAGTACGTGACACATCAAAAACATTATTTGTGTCTGCTGTTACTTTGATTATCATGGACAGCTGTCCAACACAGTAACCTTGGCCTCTCATGGAGCCTAAGAGTCCATCAAAGGTCCATGTCTTGGGCTCCAAGCCCTGAACTCTATGGATTCCTTTCTCACACCTGCTGTGAGGAGACAACcctttgctttgcaaatatcCAGGAGTAGATTAAGGAGGTTAGGGCCTTTTGTTTAGCTGAGATTGGAGAGGAACCCAGATCAACCTCCtacccgcccctcccccagccccagactCTGCTAGGAGTCCTCTGCCAAAGAGGAGCTGTATGTGCGGGTTGTATGGGGTGGTGTGGGTGAGGGATGGTGGAGCAAGAGAACCCAGGCCCCAGAGGCGGGCTGTCTCTGCTTGGGTCTCAGCTCTACTTATTCTCAGTGTGACCATAGGCAGTTTACTTAATTTCCCTTAAATCTCAGTTTCCCCAGTCTGTAAAGGGGATGACAATAATCTGCCTCAGAGGGttgatttgaggattaaatgacttaatcCCCTCGCACATTGCATGTGCTGAatgaatgttagctgttattactaTTTTCAAGACCTGGCCAATTCCAGTCAGTTAATGCCTCAAGTGCTTGGCAGTCAATGACTAGAGGCCAACTGAGTCAAAGGCCTGGGAAGGATCAGGGGACACTGTAGATAACAACCATGGGAGGGCCAGCAGCCCGTCATACTTATATTGAAGTCTGTAGGAGCAATTCCTGTATTCTCTGTGAACCCAGATTGCCCTTAAATGGTTCTGGATTAGAAGTTCCCAAGGGTCTGATCAGCATCTTTCAGAAGACCTTGAACACTCACCTAGCAGGTCTCTAAGCAGCAGGTGTTGCCTGGAGCCACCCGTCCCAACTGGGATTTTAGTCAGACTCAGtgggtgtcctggggctggtgtcAATGCTAGAGGTAAAACCACACCTTTGCTCCTCTCATTGCCTTCTGGGGCTGAGTGACCCTGAGATGTGGTCTGGACATCTGTGATGTGGCCTCATAGTGGGCTTCCTGTAGGTGCATCCCCTTCTGTCTGGGAAGTTAGCCTGGGAGTGGAGTGTAGGGAGGGAGGCAGGTCCTAAAACATTGTGATTCTCAGTGCCTCGATCCATGGACATTTTTGCTGCTGTctttgctctgatttttatggcTCCCTGGAGCCTTGTCCCAGGCCTTGCTGCTTTTCCCGCCTGAATCAAAGCCTAACTATAAGTGTCTGTGCCCCGTGAATTTCCTCCATCCTCTGTAAACCGGGCAACCTTCAGTTAAACAGAAGCAAGTTTGAAAAGTGATGCTTTCTCACTCCAAACTTGGTGAAACGTCACAAACTGGTAGCCATTACCTGACATCTATTGCTACAATGGAATCAAGGAGTTGGAGGCTGGGCAGGGCTACCTACCATTGTCTGGCCATGGATAAATCCTGGTCAAATGGCAGCCTTACTTCCCTTGTCCATACTCCTCCCCTAGAGTCCAGATGGTCTCTTTGGACATGTAGGGCCTACTGTGACCTGTAATGACTTTGAACCCTAGGCCGGCCTTATACCTGTGCCAGATATACCATTTTCCTAAACGTAGTTTCAGTCAATAACCTTTTAAGGCTGTTCTTACCAAGTCTCCATTGTGTCTTGGGGTTGATTACCCAAGAAGGAAAACACAGATAAGGTTCAGAGGATAAATGGGAGCCACGTGTCCCCTGCTACCCCTTTATTCCTGGGTCAGAGGAAGGGAGCCTTGCTTGCTGAAGGGAGCCAGGTGTGGGGTGGGAAGGCCTCTGGTGCCCCCTATAAAAAGCTGTCTAGTGCCCATTCAGCCCTGGAACTCGCAATGAGCACTTCCCATCAAAAAGGGGAAATTGCTGATTCTTGCCAGTGAGTCTGTCCCAGGCGGCCCAGTTGAGCTTTCAGAGTATCTGCTTTTTATCCTCCATTTATTCTACCTCCACCCTCACTCTGTATGCTCCAAGGCTTCCTTGTCCCCTTTCTCTCTTGCAGATTCCTTGGGTTCATAACAtagtgggggaaggaaggaaggaagagagggagagaaagaggaagaaagggccCGCTAATCACCCAAGGGCTTCAGAtgggaaagaaaatggataacTCTGGTGAAGCGGGACAAGGCCATTTCCCTATGTAGGGTGATGGAGGACTTGGGCTAGCTATTCTAGTTCTGATGTTCTGTGATGCCTCCTCACTGCCAGCCACAGAGCGGGAACTCAGTGCATACActtgaccaaggattaatctacTAACAGGAACAATTAGCAGAAAACTGGATGAGGCAGTGGTTTTTCTGAATGTGTACTTTGGGGATAGGTGTGAGGGTTCCAGGGAGAGAGGCAGACAAGACCTTAAAGAGCTAATGCAGTTCCTCGAGTGCTAACTTATCCCTAGAGATGACGCCGCAGCTGTGGGTAGGAGCCCAACGAGAATGGTCACTGAGTCAGACAGCACAGCGCATCCTGGGTACAACTGGGTAGCTTGGATGGAAATAAAATTTAGGAGCATAATTTCAGGTGAGAAGTAGAGTGAAACTGGTTCTGGGAAAGTGAGTTCTAGTCCTCGGTGTGAAGGGTACGGCTACCGAAGGGGGCCCTCTGCCTGCCCTCCCCTTCTCCACCTCTGGTGCCTCCTCTGCCCTTCTCCACCACTTTGGTTTATCTTTAGGGTCTGTTCATTCAATACATATGGATAGAGAGttgaccatgtgccaggcactgggctggatAAAGGGGATTCAGTGGTGTAAGCCCTCAGGGAGTTCATATTCTAGTGGGCAGACCAATAAACAATTAGTGCTTTGGGGGTGAAACATGCTGTGATAAGGATAAGAAAGCACAAATCCCAGAGGAGCCTAgagggagaacagagagcccagtcCAAATGTCACCTCTCttgggaagtcttccctgacttgTTTTCTATAATGTCCTATGCATATCTCAATTTTAACACTTGTCTCATTGCATTGAGCTGAGGTTTGGTTGTGCTTACAGGTTTGACTTCCGCACCAGGCTCAGAGTTCTCTGAGGACAGGGAGCttgtctagtttttctttttgtcttcagaACCCAGTACTTAATATGagtatgttgaatgaataacaaCGAGCGTTCCTGGTTCCTGAACTGTTCACTATCATCTGAGCTTCGAGGTAGCTCACCGAATGGCTACATTAACTACGTTCCCTGAAATCATCATGCAGCGGTCCATGTTGGGAAAGGATTTAGAGAGCAGAGGGGGTACCAAGCCCCAGCTCCCCTTCTCCATTTACTGCCGAGTGCTGTCCCATGTCAGCCAGGGAAAGAATGACCCTGCTACCCTCTGACCaagatctcttttcttctttagggCTGGCCCTCCTGCTGCAGCTGGCTAAGTGCCCCATGTGAGGATGGGGAGTACCAGGGTGCCCTGGGGACAAGGGATATTAGTCAGGGCAGGGGCCACCTCTTATTTCCCTGCCATTCCAGGCAAAGCAACCAAAATTTTCTGTTACTTCACCAACTGGAGCCAGTACCGTCCTGGGATTGCCTGCTACATGCCCGAGAATGTGGACCCTTGTCTCTGCACACACATCATTCTTTGCTTTCACTGGCATGACCAACAACCAGATCACAACCATTGAGTGGAATGATGAGACCCTCTATGCCAGCATCAATGGCCTCAAGTACTAGTGAGTTCTGGGCTTGGGCTCTGAGCTGGGTTGGAGGTTTTCACATGCGTCTTTCAGAAGTCCTTAGAGACACCAACACCAGAATGCCTAGTCTTTGAGTCCTGTTTGCAATCAGTCTCATGCCTCATTGGCAGAGCTATTGGCATCATTCTCCCTAGGAGAGGCAGGTTGCTGTCATTTGTCTGGATTATTTTCTCAGCAGATCCTTTGCATTGAATGCTATGTGTCCCATGAGGTGCCATCCACAAGGGAATCATTGTGAATACAGTCCCCTGGAGGTTGCCATGTTGCAGTACAGACCCACACCAACCTATGGGCTAGCTGTCAATTTAACCTGAGATGGTTCTCATGCCAATTAAACATTTAGCACATTTACTGGGTGACTATCAATGAATTGGGTGAGGCAGACATTATGCTAGgtgcttttcatttattatttatgtaaccCTCACAACAAACACTAGGAAGTAGGCATGGTAaagtttaaaagatattttaagctTGAGGAAACTGCACTGTAGAGAGGTTAAAAGCTTTCCTTAGCCCACagaactagtaagtggcagaactcaGGAATGCCTGATCAGTTTATCAGATAGGTTAATTGACACTTTGGTCCAGTTGGGAATCCAGTGGGTAGGTTTTAAGATCAAGCTCACAGGACCTGGGTGCCTGCTGGGAGACACCGTGGAATAGAGGAGTgaggtttaaatcctggctctgccaaacTTAGTAGCTGGGTGATCTGGAACTAATTGCTTAAGCTCTCTGAATATCACTTAAAGGGCAAAGTGAGATTAATAGTTCCTGCCTATTGGGATTGTAAGGGTGACAGAAGCAATGCATGTAAAGTACCTGGCATttggtaggcactcagtaaatggtagacACTTCTACTGCCTCTATTCCTTGTTCTTTCCTTTAAGAGTCTCAGACTTTCAGCTTTCTGGCCTAGTGTATCCTGGCAGCTCCAGCCCCTCTACCATCTGTGCTAAGGGACTACTTTTAGGTTCTTCCATCCTCCCTAGGATGCCCTGCCTTGTCTTCCCCTGAAGCTTCCTGTTGAACCATGATCCACCAGCCCACTGGCAAGGCCAGGAACAGGAACCTGTTCAATGAGCATTTATACTGTGTCCTGGAGGTACCCAGAGTAAGACAGTACTTTGCTCCTACAGAGAGCTCTGCTCTCAGTGCGAGATCAGAGACTGGTAATGGGGCAGGCCTGGCGCTGCTCAGGTGTGGGATACGAGAGTGGAGAGACTGACAGGCTGATGACATCTCCTTGCCTGTGGAATTTTATTTACATTGGGATCTTTCTATCTCTAGCAACAGGGAACTGAAAACCCTGCTATCTGTTGGGGCTGGAACTTTGGAACCCAGGGGTAAGACTTTGCATTCACAGAAGAATCGCTGCTCCCAGATTACTCAGTCTCTTCCAAACTCCAAGGGCTCTGAATTCTCTGAAGTGGGTGGCCTCTGGCTTCAGGTATCAGTTTCGATATCCTATAACCTTCTGGTCAGAGCTCTCTTTGAAGTCTGTCCTTCCTTTATCACAGCTCTTACCACGCTGTATTTTAACTGCCTATCTACTTATTTATACCTTCCTCTATAGGAGCTCCTCCAGGGCAGAAACTCTATTCTATTCACCGCTATACCCCagcactaccaaatgtcaaatgaaCGACTGAACAACTGAATAAGCATCTGGACAAACAGGAGGCTAAGTGACAAGACAGAGGACCCAGGAGCTTAGGCCACTATTGTTTCCTCctgtgtccccccaccccacccctacctcAGCCCCAAGTGCCGCATAATAGAATCCTGCCTTTGAAAGAGTCCTCGTTGAAGCCCATCTCTGCCACTAAGATCATAATGACTTACTGACTCCAGATTCTCCAACATGGTGGCCACTGCTGAGAACTGCCAGACCTTCATCCAGCCGTATAGTTTCTGAGGAAGTACAACTTCTATGGGCTGGACATTGATTAGAAGTATCCTGGAAATCATGGCAGCCCAGCTGACACCAAACAGCTCTTCACTGTCTTGTTGAAGGTGACTCACCTTCCCTGTGTCCAAAGAACATAGGATCTGGTCCACAATGGACTGGGGAGAAGACATCTATATGATGAGGGGTTCTGAGAGATGCTAAATACACCTGAGGGTGTGAATCTCAGCTCTTCTGGCTCAAAGCCTGATTTCTTTAGTGTAAGATCAGATTTTTCTTTCAGGGAAAACTTGTAGGGCCAAGTTATAGAGACTAGTGTAGGGGAGCAtgaaagttaatttatttatagtAAGAAATCTGCCAAGGAGTCTGAAACATTCATGTTCTAAGCACAGCTATGGGAAGTCAAATAGTCCTCAAACAGGTCCTTCCTTGCGGGGCAGCATGTAGGGCAAGGTGAGCTAGTTAGATGTTCAATGGCCCCTCACTCTGGTAAGTAGAAGCAGATGCTTCCAGCGAAGAGGTACTCCTGCCACCAGGGCCAGACATAAAGTTGTTGGGCCAGAGTGTCCTCTCCCCTGGGCAGCTTGTTGAACACCAATGATTGCATTGTTActcttatttcctcttcttccatGATTGATTTTTTCTAATTGTTAGATTTAATCATATATAGTCTGTAGAGCTAAGAGCCATTTTTTTTGTCCATatgtaaactttctttttttatttttctgctctgGACATTATTTGTGACTCAGAGGGTCACCAAATTTCCCTCAGTACAAGGTTTTGGGAGACAACTCGTTGTTCCCAGAGACCAacaacagtttttttgttttgttttgtttttttcatttatttttatttttggctgtgttgggtctttgtttctgtgcgagggctttctctagttgcggtgagcaggggccactcttcaccgaggtacacgggcctctcactgtcgcggcctctcttgttgcggagcacaggctctagacactcaggctcagtagttgtggctcatgggcccagttgctccgtggtatgcgggatcttgccagaccagggctcaaatctgtcccttgcattggcaggcagattctcaaccactgagccactagggaagccccccaacaACAGTTTTTGAAGCAAAGAACTCTAAGCTGAACACTTTTCAGCTTTCTTTGTAAGAATCATGACCTCATCAAATGTTCATTGGTCCTTGCAGCCTGAGTCCAGTGTCCTCTGTTTCACAGGAAATATATGAGGTTTTTGAGCACGAAGCCACCCAGAGCAACAAGCCTAGGTTGTTGATTTCTGCTGCTGTGTCAGCTGGCAAAGGTACCATTGAAACTGCCTACCAGATGCCCAAGATGTCAAGGTAAGTAAACCGCAAGCCCAGGAGCCCAAGTTCAGAGCTAAGTAACGCTGAGACCTGCCCCATAGATTAGCCAATGTTCAGGTACCTTGGAGAGAGAGGGCTCTGTCCCAAAAGAATAAGATGACCCCAAAGCCTGAGAGAGAGACATGGGAAGCCAGCCAAAATTCTCAATGATAAAAGGCTATTTGGAAAAGGTTAGTTGAGTTTCAAACTTCTACAAGACCTGAAGGTCTGAGTGCAGCCAGATATTGATTATGGATTGTGTGCCTTCTATATATCAATTTTTCAAATAAAGGTGAGAGAGAATGAAATAAAGAACAATAAAGCATTTTCCCTCATGATATAATTACAAACAACACATTCAGTAGGGACTAGGAACTTTAGGGGGAGTGGGATGGAGAGTATGATTTCCTCtggatcatttttcttctcttgtatccTACCCCCAACAACCCAGGGTACATGGACCTCATCAACGTGATGACCTATGACCTCAGGGGCTCCtgggatggcttcacaggagaggACAGCCCCCTTTCTGCAGGACCCAATGACAAGGGACACTACCAATACTTCAGTGTGGTGAGCAAGGATTTGGGACAGCTAATTCTGATGGATATTTTCAAAGCATGTCATGGGATCCCTGGCCAAGGACCAAAAGGGAGGCTGAGGAAGCTTGATGGACAAGATAAAGATGGTGATCTTTTTTAACCCAGTTCATGTTGCCTGCTTCCTTTTCCCTATGATTAATTGTACCCATTCATCTTTCACACCAAAAGAAGCAGAACAGTGGCTTGGGATAATCCCaaacattgaaaaaataattttactatcATTGTCATTGATGCTAGGAGCACATTTCATGATCTATCTTGCCCCTAAtcttcctcacctctcttccACTTTCTCCCTATCCCATAAGATTTATCTTCTTAACTTGTATGGCATAggcagcaataataataaatcttCTTAATGATTAGTAGGTGTGTAAGTTGGCTAGATGTGATTTCAGTGTAGAATGCAACCAGAGATATAAAAATTGGCATGGGAAAGTCTACCAGGGGCATACCCCATGCTCAAACAATTCTGAGCTGCTATATTTCACAAGTTGGGAAAACAAGAGGCTGCATAGCTGAACTCCAGTCCCATCCCAAATGCCAAGTCCAGTCTGAGGGGAAGGAGGATAGTGGAACATTTCATTCCCAGTTGACACTGGGCCCTGATACCTAAGTACTATACATCTTGACTGAGGCTGCCTCTAACACCCAGTTCCAGAAGGGAGGGTACCACTTTCCTTTCTGTGAGGTTGGGCTGTGGAAGGGTCTGGACTGCAGGCTATGTCTGAAGCGGCCAGGAAATTGGGTAGAAAATATTGGCTATTCCACAGGCCTCTGGGCACATCCTCAGCTGCTTTTTAGTACAGTAATATGTTCCTTACCTTGCCTCTAGGATTATGCAATGAACTACTGGAAAAATCAAGGTGCCCCTGCTGAGGAGCTGATGGTGGGCTTTGGGGCTTATGCCAGTACCTTCACTCTCACTAACCCTGCCAGCCATGGCCTGGATGCTCCCACCTCTGGCCCTGGGACTGCCGGATCCTACACTCAGGAGGCTGGAAGTCTTGCCTACTTTGAGGTAACTAACGTCCCAAAGGGCTGGAGGAGCAGAGAGATTCACTTTCTGTTCTAAAGGATCATAGATACTTCCAAAGAGAAAGAATTTATACTCTGATTTCTAATACAGGGTACCCCATTGTTGCCAGCTCTGAGTGTATGTGGTAGGGAGGGACGGgtagaatgaactattgataaaacattttaaattttaacctttTAGAGTAAATGTGCATCTTTCATGCTAGTAGTGGTTAACGTTTACCGAGTCCAAATGGATAGCCAGGCTCTGTTCTCAGTGATTTTTATATATCAGcctatttaaccctcacaacagtgAGGTGCTGATTTTATCCTCTTACACAAGAagacacagaggcacagagggattaagaaacttgttcaaggtcacagaacttgtcagtggcagagctgagattcaaactaaAAACTAAAGTTGTCCAGCACCAGAA
This genomic stretch from Kogia breviceps isolate mKogBre1 chromosome 1, mKogBre1 haplotype 1, whole genome shotgun sequence harbors:
- the LOC131762535 gene encoding LOW QUALITY PROTEIN: acidic mammalian chitinase-like (The sequence of the model RefSeq protein was modified relative to this genomic sequence to represent the inferred CDS: inserted 2 bases in 1 codon) translates to MTNNQITTIEWNDETLYASINGLKYYLSPVSSVSQEIYEVFEHEATQSNKPRLLISAAVSAGKGYMDLINVMTYDLRGSWDGFTGEDSPLSAGPNDKGHYQYFSVDYAMNYWKNQGAPAEELMVGFGAYASTFTLTNPASHGLDAPTSGPGTAGSYTQEAGSLAYFEVCSFLKGATKVWNAPQEVPYAYKGNQWIGYANPKSFTLKGEWLLKNKLXGSMVWNSGLDNFTGTFCGHGKYPFMYALKSALSVSTPSCRVPTSTVGSPTNTVAPGSDSTGESGFCDGKSNSLCPSPTSKCAFYNCMDGHTYEEACQTGLVFDTSCSCCNWT